The nucleotide window GCTGGTCCTGGTCCGGGCCGGCGCGCCGGGGGCGGCCGGCTCGTTGCCGCCGGCGAACTGCTTCAGCGCCTCGCTCCAGGCCCGGGCCCGGGCCTGCGGGGCGAGGTCCTGCTCCAGCACCCGCAGGGCCGGTGCGGCCACCCCGTGGGCGCCGTCGGCGGTGCGGTCCAGCACCTCGTCGAAGAGCTCGGGCGCGAGCAGCAGGTCGACCAGCACGGCCAGCGCGTACGGGTCGTCGGGCGCGGTCCGGGCGCCGCCGGCGGGGGCGGCGCGCAGGTCGCCGACCCAGAGCACGGCGGCCTGCGTCGAGCGCAGCAGGCCGGGGCGGCGCAGGCGGCGGGCGCCCGGCCAGCCGTCCGGCGCCTGGGCCGGCCCATCCGGTCCGTCCGACCCGTCCGGCGCCTCGCGTTCGGGCAGCGGGCCGACCAGCAGGCAGAGCAGCCGCACCCGTCCGGTCGCCTGGTAGGCGAGCAGCTGCTCGTACCAGGTCTGACGCAGCGTCAGACCGCTCGGGGTGTCCACCACGAGCACCCGGTGGTGGGTGCCGGACGGGCGCAGCGGCTCCTCCAGCGCGGCGAGCTGGTCCTCGATGGCGAACCGCAGGCCCTCGCGGTCCGCCAGGTCCCAGGGGGCGGCGCGCAGGTCGAAGCGGAGCACGGGGCCGCCGGGTTGCTGACTGGTCGTCACCGCTCCTCACCGCCCCAGCCGTTCTCCAGCTCCCAGTCGTCGGTGCCGGGCTCGATCCGGGAGGAGCCGTGATCACCGGAGGAGCCGTAGTCGCGGGCACGGGTGTCCGGCCCGTCGAATCCCGGCGCCCGCCCGGCGGGTTCCTCCGGCACGCCCACCGTGCCGAACTCCTCGCCGGTCGACCGCCGGGCGGGCTCCGGCTCCCGGGCGGCCGGCGGGCGGCCGAGGGTGATCGCCTCCAGCAGGGTGCGCAGGGTCGGCTGGGCGGCCTTGCGGTCGGTGAACCTGAGGTCCAGTGCGGCCGGCAGGGTCTCGCGCCAGAACTGCAGCAGCGGTTCCACCCAGCCGTCGATCCGGGCGCCGTCCCGCTCGCGCCGCTCCGCGAGCAGCCGCAGCTGGTGCGGCGCGATCTCCTCCACCAGCTTGACGAAGAGCGGGTGCGGCTTGCTGCCGGACCGGTTGAGGTCGACCGGCTGGGCGGTCATCAGCTCCTGGCAGAAGAACTGCACGTTCCGCTCGCCGTCCAGCACCGTCCAGCGCTCGTAGACCCGCAGCAGCTCGGCCCAGCTGGAGATGCCGTCCGGGTAGGAGCCCAGGCGCAGCCAGACGCCGGGGGTGTCCGGCCCGTCCTCCGGGAAGAGCCGCACCCGGATCCGCTCCGGCGACTCCTCGGTGCCCTCCAACACGTCCACCTGGCCGTTCCACAGGGCGCAGAGCAGCCGGTGCAGGATCGCCTGCCGGTCCGTCTCGGTGCTGATCAGCCAGTCGTCCTGGTGGCCGAGGCGCTGGCGCCAGCGCAGCACGTCCTCGGAGCGCTCGGAGTCCTTGGCGATCGCCCACTGCCGCAGCACCTCGCGGGCCTCCGGCACCTGGGTGAGGCTCATCTGACTGCGGAACAGCACCACGGTGATCGACTCGGTCTCCACGCTGCGGAACTGCACCGTCATCCGGGGGTCCCGGGGCAGCGGCAGCACCTTGCGCAGGAAGGTCTCCACCTCGTCGGTGGACTTGACCCGCGGGTAGACCACCAGCACCTTGAGCGGCCCGCTGCCCTGCGGGGTGAAGCCGGCCGGCAGCAGCCCGCGCAGCTTGCCGTCGAACTGCTCCCGGGCCTGCCGGGAGACCTGCTCGCCGGCCTCCGGGTCGCCGGCCGCCGCGGCCAGCAGCACGCTCATCGAGGGCAGCAGCGGCAGCTCCTCCAGCAGCCGCCCGCTCTCCGCGAAGAGCCGCCGGACCGCCGCCTCCAGCTGGCCCTTGACGCCGGCGACCGAGCCGTCGGGGTCGCGCAGGCTGCGCTGGTGGGCCCGCTGCCAGGCCGGCCCGTCGACCATCCGCAGCACCAGGTCGGCCTCCCGGGCGGTCTCCGGCAGGCCCTCGCGCATGATCAGGCGGGCCGTCAGGTCCTCGTAGAAGTGCCGAAGGTCGCGCTGCGGCGGCAGCAGGTAGGAGACGCCGGTGCGGTCCGAGTAGAGGGTGATCGACTGGTCCCGGAAGGCGCGCCGCTCGGCCTCGGCGAACCGCTGGAAGGCGGACACCAGGCGGGCCGCCTCGGCCCGGGCGCCGCGCGCGGTCTGCTCCCAGCGCGGCTGCTGGGCCCGCCAGCCCTCGTGCCAGATCACCCGGGTGCGCCAGCGGTACCAGCGCTCCTGGGCGTTCAGCGCGGTGCGCACCTCCTCGTCGCCCCAGCGGGCCTGGGCCAGCCCGGCCAGCCGGCGGCGGATCCGCGGCGCGTTCGGCGGCTGGCCGTGCACCCCGGCGGGCGCGGCCGGCATCACGGCCCGGCTCTCCAGCATCCGCAGGAAGCCGAGCCGGCCGATCTCGCTGCCGTCCTGCGGGTCGCCGTTCAGCGCGCGGTCGAGCAGGAACGGGTCGCCGTGCTGGAGCAGCCGCTCGATCGCCCGGCGCGGGTTGAAGGAGCCGGCCAGGTCGG belongs to Kitasatospora viridis and includes:
- a CDS encoding tubulin-like doman-containing protein, with product MKIFQPMLFVGLGGTGTLVGAELERRLRAELCGPDGSALSHLGGLQPYQLPDCLQFVYADYSEADLSRVPVNTVDQSLRAAYRRTSHITHDLLPRLEFDSSPEVTKMLRARQHKETGTWLPPRDGEPRVAPLRSGAGQLPTVGRAALFATLSNGPRPVLEPLDRAIDAIARSAGVLGQLGGGELTGCDVFVAFSVAGGTGSGIFLDYLHLISHAFQEKGYAGAKIYPLVVMPSAFPQAGGGGREAELNSARALVDLFRLVDEQNAPTAGPDVGLELEQDSALRIHYPELAPIRLRSGTVPTAFLFSRTAGIEPEDLRRSIVSLMMSLIGTELGDGRGPARVDDDSQTFAASFINESVRRASPAASGIGRQGVSTSLVASVTAPMDELASLISGRVLRNAVEQLGDHARPPAVPLEQLVTQAFVDSGLEELLRREALPIPLPDPLPRGGAAIEAALATRLSDMLAQLDDLQRRVSQRTADLAGSFNPRRAIERLLQHGDPFLLDRALNGDPQDGSEIGRLGFLRMLESRAVMPAAPAGVHGQPPNAPRIRRRLAGLAQARWGDEEVRTALNAQERWYRWRTRVIWHEGWRAQQPRWEQTARGARAEAARLVSAFQRFAEAERRAFRDQSITLYSDRTGVSYLLPPQRDLRHFYEDLTARLIMREGLPETAREADLVLRMVDGPAWQRAHQRSLRDPDGSVAGVKGQLEAAVRRLFAESGRLLEELPLLPSMSVLLAAAAGDPEAGEQVSRQAREQFDGKLRGLLPAGFTPQGSGPLKVLVVYPRVKSTDEVETFLRKVLPLPRDPRMTVQFRSVETESITVVLFRSQMSLTQVPEAREVLRQWAIAKDSERSEDVLRWRQRLGHQDDWLISTETDRQAILHRLLCALWNGQVDVLEGTEESPERIRVRLFPEDGPDTPGVWLRLGSYPDGISSWAELLRVYERWTVLDGERNVQFFCQELMTAQPVDLNRSGSKPHPLFVKLVEEIAPHQLRLLAERRERDGARIDGWVEPLLQFWRETLPAALDLRFTDRKAAQPTLRTLLEAITLGRPPAAREPEPARRSTGEEFGTVGVPEEPAGRAPGFDGPDTRARDYGSSGDHGSSRIEPGTDDWELENGWGGEER